From a region of the Azospirillum formosense genome:
- a CDS encoding DUF4169 family protein → MPRPAEISPMADVVNLNRFRKMRQKEEREKNAEANRIRFGRTKTEKLRDRQEAERRAAELDGKKVEGERDE, encoded by the coding sequence ATGCCCCGCCCTGCGGAGATCTCCCCCATGGCCGATGTCGTCAACCTGAACCGCTTCCGGAAGATGCGCCAGAAGGAAGAGCGTGAAAAAAACGCCGAGGCGAACCGCATCCGCTTCGGCCGCACCAAGACCGAAAAGCTGCGCGACCGCCAGGAGGCCGAGCGCCGCGCGGCCGAATTGGACGGCAAGAAGGTTGAGGGCGAGCGGGACGAGTGA
- a CDS encoding AsmA family protein, whose protein sequence is MKRFLIAALILVGLLVAAVLIVPSVVDWNAYKAQIAERVSAATGREVELRGDIGLSLLPAPALTVRDARLANAPGGSEQDMARLKELDVRVALGPLLSGHIQVQSIRLIDPTFLFETLPDGRFNWDLSGAGRPADGGRSGSGDGLASAVSFDQVTVQNGTIQYRDARTGQSEVIDQIDARIVAGSFTGPFQGQGSFRARGVPLRGEMFVSRLIDGAAVQVRAALSMADTDATLRFAGIVTNPPGNGGSRAQGDLRAEGSDLSRALALVRNGAAGGEDKKTNALLAQSFGIRTAVEASPTTATFTNLEAQLGDTRATGTATLRSGTPARAELTLALNRLDLDAWLERARSSGGAETGTPPAGRNGNGGKGAVPGAPSGGAPTAGAPSGGAPSAGGGQPGGFALPDALDAKLDLAVDGITYNGGVMRQGRVEASLTGGTLNIDRVSALLPGGSDIVAAGELAAANGQPNLNLRMEANADNLRALLEWLRVDVRAVPADRLRRASIAAQLQGRPGRLDVNGLDLRVDASRLTGAVAYVDRGRPAFGARLDLDRLNLDAYLPPPGGDTGTQAASAANGAAAPAPARNGNATANPATNPAATPARLLAGVDANLELSVGQLTVRNTPVQGLRLDATAAGGALSIKEATVQDAAGVKLRLDGQIAGLEPLRGAHLTLNAEAPSLAGVARAVPWPEGAPAPERLGAVKAQARLSGDAGRLAVELGVEAVEGSLEAGGTLSNVEKDPSADLKLRVKHPELARLASLFADNLPAGGPMPGSYGPMDLYTELAGTRKAFTLGNIQGTVAGVTVKGKAGADLNGSKPRVEADLQTGDLELDRLAALPAAASRPAGAASPAAGSSSTAGSSSTTQPSPGASDAATGDFSGLRRFDGRFTLTSSALVKGGTRIENPALRATVTNGVLTVERFDGTLMGGQLGVTGRLAAPGNQTPTAEATITLSKAKLAEAVGGGLGGGALEIAGGVLDAEANLTTSGAGGDAMLMALAGQGRISARDGLLRGFDLGALRDRLTKLERPQELLGAVMGGLQGGETRFARLDGSFAIDKGVARTEDTRLTSDLGEAVAVGQVSLPAQTIDMRVRLTVRSDQSLPPLTVRMTGALDKPTRSFEMQEVQEYFARRAAEGLLNKVVPKDLPIPGGNAPKPDALLKGLIDGLRR, encoded by the coding sequence GTGAAGAGATTCCTGATCGCAGCTCTGATACTCGTCGGTCTGCTGGTGGCCGCGGTGCTGATCGTGCCCAGCGTGGTCGATTGGAACGCCTACAAAGCCCAGATCGCGGAGCGGGTGTCCGCCGCCACGGGGCGCGAGGTGGAGTTGAGGGGCGACATCGGCCTGTCGCTGCTGCCGGCTCCGGCGCTGACGGTGCGCGACGCCCGTCTGGCCAACGCGCCCGGCGGGTCGGAGCAGGACATGGCCCGCCTGAAGGAACTGGACGTCCGCGTGGCGCTCGGCCCGCTGCTCAGCGGCCACATCCAGGTGCAGAGCATCCGCCTGATCGATCCCACCTTCCTGTTCGAAACGCTGCCCGACGGGCGCTTCAACTGGGACCTCTCCGGCGCCGGACGCCCGGCCGACGGCGGGCGGAGCGGGTCCGGCGACGGGCTGGCCTCGGCGGTCAGCTTCGATCAGGTGACGGTGCAGAACGGCACCATCCAGTACCGCGACGCCCGCACCGGCCAGTCGGAGGTGATCGACCAGATCGACGCGCGCATCGTCGCCGGCAGCTTCACCGGGCCGTTCCAGGGGCAGGGCAGCTTCCGGGCGCGCGGCGTGCCGCTGCGCGGGGAGATGTTCGTCAGCCGCCTGATCGACGGCGCCGCCGTCCAGGTCCGGGCGGCTCTGTCGATGGCCGACACCGACGCCACGCTGCGCTTCGCCGGGATCGTGACCAACCCACCGGGCAACGGCGGGTCGCGCGCCCAGGGCGACCTGCGCGCCGAGGGCAGCGACCTGTCCCGCGCCCTGGCCCTGGTCCGCAACGGCGCGGCGGGCGGCGAGGACAAGAAGACGAACGCGCTTCTCGCCCAGTCCTTCGGCATCCGCACGGCGGTCGAGGCGTCGCCGACCACGGCGACCTTCACCAATCTGGAGGCGCAGCTCGGCGACACGCGCGCCACCGGCACGGCGACCCTGCGCAGCGGAACGCCGGCGCGGGCGGAGCTGACCCTGGCCCTGAACCGGCTCGACCTCGACGCCTGGCTGGAGCGTGCCCGGTCGAGCGGCGGGGCGGAGACCGGCACCCCGCCGGCCGGCCGCAACGGCAACGGGGGCAAGGGCGCGGTGCCCGGCGCCCCGTCCGGCGGCGCTCCCACGGCTGGCGCCCCTTCCGGCGGCGCTCCCTCGGCCGGCGGGGGGCAGCCGGGCGGGTTCGCCCTGCCGGACGCGCTGGACGCCAAGCTCGACCTCGCGGTGGACGGCATCACCTACAACGGCGGCGTGATGCGCCAGGGGCGGGTGGAGGCCAGCCTGACCGGCGGCACGCTGAACATCGACCGTGTGAGCGCGCTGCTGCCCGGCGGGTCCGACATCGTGGCGGCGGGCGAGCTGGCGGCGGCCAACGGCCAGCCGAACCTCAACCTGCGGATGGAGGCGAACGCCGACAATCTGCGCGCCCTGCTGGAATGGCTGCGGGTGGACGTCCGCGCCGTGCCGGCGGACCGCCTGCGCCGGGCCTCGATCGCCGCGCAGCTGCAGGGACGGCCGGGGCGGCTGGACGTGAACGGGCTCGACCTGCGGGTGGACGCCAGCCGTCTGACCGGTGCCGTCGCCTATGTGGACCGCGGCCGGCCCGCCTTCGGCGCGCGGCTCGACCTCGACCGGCTGAATCTCGATGCCTATTTGCCGCCGCCGGGCGGCGACACCGGGACCCAGGCCGCGAGCGCCGCGAACGGGGCGGCCGCCCCCGCCCCAGCGCGCAACGGGAATGCGACCGCGAACCCGGCGACGAACCCCGCGGCGACCCCGGCCCGGCTGCTGGCCGGCGTGGACGCGAACCTGGAATTGTCGGTCGGTCAGTTGACCGTGCGCAACACGCCGGTGCAGGGGCTGCGGCTCGACGCCACCGCCGCGGGAGGCGCCCTGTCGATCAAGGAGGCGACGGTCCAGGACGCCGCCGGGGTGAAGCTCCGCCTGGATGGGCAGATCGCCGGGCTGGAACCGCTGCGCGGCGCCCATCTGACGCTGAACGCCGAGGCTCCCAGCCTGGCAGGGGTGGCCCGCGCCGTTCCCTGGCCCGAGGGCGCCCCCGCGCCGGAGAGGCTGGGCGCGGTGAAGGCGCAGGCCCGCCTGTCGGGCGACGCCGGCCGTCTCGCGGTCGAGCTGGGCGTCGAGGCGGTCGAAGGTTCGCTGGAGGCGGGCGGCACGCTGTCGAACGTCGAAAAGGACCCCAGCGCCGATCTCAAGCTCCGCGTCAAGCATCCGGAGCTGGCCCGGTTGGCGAGCCTGTTCGCCGATAATCTGCCCGCCGGCGGCCCGATGCCGGGCTCCTACGGCCCCATGGACCTCTACACGGAACTGGCGGGGACGCGGAAGGCCTTCACCCTGGGCAACATCCAGGGGACGGTGGCCGGAGTCACCGTCAAGGGCAAGGCCGGCGCCGACCTGAACGGCAGCAAGCCGCGGGTGGAGGCCGACCTGCAGACCGGCGACCTGGAGCTGGACCGTCTGGCGGCGCTCCCCGCCGCGGCCTCCCGCCCCGCGGGCGCCGCGTCTCCGGCAGCCGGCTCTTCTTCGACGGCCGGCTCTTCTTCGACGACTCAGCCGTCGCCGGGGGCTTCCGACGCCGCGACGGGCGATTTCAGCGGGCTGCGCCGTTTCGACGGGCGCTTCACGCTGACCTCCTCGGCTCTCGTCAAGGGCGGCACGCGGATCGAGAATCCGGCCCTGCGCGCCACCGTGACCAACGGCGTGCTGACGGTGGAGCGCTTCGACGGCACCCTGATGGGCGGCCAGCTCGGCGTTACCGGGCGGCTCGCCGCGCCGGGCAACCAGACGCCGACCGCCGAGGCCACCATCACCCTGTCCAAGGCCAAGCTGGCCGAGGCCGTGGGCGGCGGTCTGGGCGGCGGCGCTCTGGAGATCGCCGGGGGCGTGCTGGACGCCGAGGCCAACCTGACGACCAGCGGCGCCGGCGGCGACGCCATGCTCATGGCGCTGGCCGGCCAGGGCCGGATCAGCGCCCGCGACGGGCTTCTGCGCGGCTTCGACCTCGGCGCCCTGCGCGACCGGCTGACCAAGCTGGAGCGCCCGCAGGAGCTGCTGGGCGCGGTGATGGGCGGACTCCAGGGCGGTGAGACGCGCTTCGCCCGGCTGGACGGCAGCTTCGCCATCGACAAGGGCGTGGCACGCACCGAGGACACGCGCCTGACCTCCGACCTGGGCGAGGCGGTGGCGGTGGGTCAGGTCAGCCTGCCGGCGCAGACCATCGACATGCGGGTCCGCCTGACCGTGCGCTCCGACCAGTCCTTGCCGCCGCTGACCGTCCGCATGACCGGCGCGCTCGACAAGCCGACCCGCTCCTTCGAGATGCAGGAGGTGCAGGAGTATTTCGCCCGGCGCGCCGCCGAGGGGCTCTTGAACAAGGTGGTGCCGAAGGATCTGCCGATTCCCGGCGGCAACGCGCCGAAGCCGGACGCGCTGTTGAAGGGGCTGATCGACGGGCTGCGGCGTTGA
- a CDS encoding accessory factor UbiK family protein: MQVDNKILDDLARVAGGALGALSSLREEAEAQMRQQFERVLSRMDVVSREEHEAVRAMAAKAREEQEAMAERLAALEATVATLKAEHEPKPATGASAPAVGPIAGGGRGPV; the protein is encoded by the coding sequence ATGCAGGTGGACAATAAGATTCTGGACGATCTGGCCCGCGTCGCGGGCGGCGCGCTCGGCGCGCTGTCGTCCCTGCGCGAGGAAGCTGAAGCGCAGATGCGCCAGCAGTTCGAGCGCGTTCTGTCGCGGATGGACGTGGTGAGCCGCGAGGAGCACGAGGCCGTCCGCGCCATGGCCGCCAAGGCCCGCGAGGAGCAGGAGGCCATGGCCGAGCGGCTCGCCGCTCTGGAGGCCACGGTCGCGACGCTCAAGGCCGAACACGAGCCGAAGCCGGCGACGGGCGCCTCCGCCCCCGCCGTCGGTCCCATTGCCGGAGGGGGCCGCGGGCCGGTCTGA
- a CDS encoding YbjN domain-containing protein translates to MSAVAVDTPSSAHNPLDIVEEIVTANEWPFERAGEDELIVEIGGRWCDYRLYFVWQSDVSAMQFSCQFDMKVPAARRSSVNDLLAEVNARMWLGHFDVCSEEHTPMFRQTMLLRGSRGATVEQLEDLVEIALSECERFYPAFQFVIWGGKSASEAVSAAILDTAGEA, encoded by the coding sequence ATGTCGGCTGTTGCCGTCGACACCCCCTCATCCGCGCACAATCCCCTGGACATCGTCGAGGAGATCGTCACCGCCAACGAATGGCCCTTCGAGCGGGCCGGCGAGGACGAGCTGATCGTCGAGATCGGCGGGCGCTGGTGCGATTACCGGCTTTATTTCGTCTGGCAGTCCGACGTCAGCGCGATGCAGTTCTCCTGCCAGTTCGACATGAAAGTCCCGGCGGCGCGCCGGTCCTCGGTCAACGACCTGCTGGCGGAGGTGAACGCGCGCATGTGGCTCGGCCATTTCGACGTCTGCTCCGAGGAGCACACGCCGATGTTCCGCCAGACCATGCTGCTGCGCGGCTCGCGCGGCGCGACGGTGGAGCAGCTTGAGGACCTCGTCGAGATCGCCCTGTCGGAGTGCGAGCGGTTCTACCCCGCCTTCCAGTTCGTGATCTGGGGAGGCAAGTCGGCGTCCGAGGCGGTGTCCGCCGCCATCCTCGACACCGCCGGGGAGGCCTGA
- the proC gene encoding pyrroline-5-carboxylate reductase gives MANGGTQGCTLLLAGCGKMGGAMLDGWLTAGIASSVAVVEPSGLPEPLRGNPAVVLADGPNALPVGFTPDVVVLAVKPQVMDSVLPAYRALVRPGTVFLSVAAGKTIASFESALGEGAAIVRSMPNTPAAIGRGMTVAVGNPVVTGAQKTLCDSLLRAVGDVAWVEDESLLDPVTAVSGSGPAYVFLMVEAMAKAGEAAGLPAELAMRLARATVAGAGELLHRSPTAAADLRKAVTSPNGTTQAALDVLMAGDGMQPLFDRAVVAAANRSRELAK, from the coding sequence ATGGCGAATGGTGGGACGCAGGGCTGCACTTTGCTTCTGGCCGGCTGCGGCAAGATGGGCGGCGCGATGCTCGACGGCTGGCTGACGGCCGGAATCGCCTCCAGCGTCGCCGTGGTCGAACCGTCGGGCCTGCCGGAGCCGCTGCGCGGCAACCCCGCCGTCGTCCTGGCGGACGGTCCGAACGCTCTGCCCGTCGGCTTCACGCCCGACGTGGTGGTCCTTGCGGTGAAGCCGCAGGTGATGGACTCGGTGCTTCCCGCCTACCGGGCTCTGGTCCGCCCCGGCACGGTGTTTCTTTCGGTCGCCGCCGGAAAGACCATCGCCTCCTTCGAATCGGCGCTGGGGGAAGGGGCGGCCATCGTCCGCTCCATGCCCAACACGCCCGCCGCCATCGGCCGCGGCATGACCGTCGCCGTCGGCAACCCGGTGGTGACCGGGGCGCAGAAGACGCTGTGCGACTCGCTGCTGCGCGCGGTCGGCGACGTGGCCTGGGTCGAGGACGAGTCGCTTCTCGACCCGGTGACCGCCGTTTCGGGCAGCGGCCCCGCCTACGTCTTCCTGATGGTCGAGGCCATGGCGAAGGCCGGCGAGGCCGCCGGTCTGCCCGCCGAGCTTGCCATGCGTCTGGCGCGGGCCACCGTTGCGGGGGCGGGCGAACTGCTCCACCGGTCCCCGACCGCCGCCGCCGACCTGCGCAAGGCGGTGACCAGCCCCAACGGCACCACCCAGGCGGCGCTCGACGTCCTGATGGCCGGGGACGGCATGCAGCCGCTGTTCGACCGCGCCGTCGTCGCCGCCGCGAACCGCTCCCGCGAACTGGCGAAGTGA
- a CDS encoding YbaK/EbsC family protein: MADLSPSARRVQALLDGLGHGHNVVEHEGSTRTSEDAANAIGCAVAQIAKSLIFRAKDSGRPVLVVASGANRVDERAVGRLIGEKIERADPDFVRENTGFAIGGVPPIGHAVPPLVLIDADLLALDAIWAAAGTPNAVFRLTPAQLVAITGGRVETVRKG, translated from the coding sequence ATGGCTGACCTCAGCCCCTCCGCCCGACGCGTCCAGGCCTTGCTGGACGGTCTCGGCCACGGCCACAACGTGGTGGAGCATGAGGGCAGCACCCGCACGTCGGAGGACGCCGCGAACGCCATCGGCTGCGCCGTGGCGCAGATCGCCAAGTCCTTGATCTTTCGCGCGAAAGACAGCGGGCGCCCGGTGCTGGTGGTGGCCAGCGGGGCCAACCGGGTGGACGAGAGGGCGGTGGGCCGGCTGATCGGCGAGAAGATCGAGCGGGCCGATCCCGACTTTGTCCGGGAGAACACCGGCTTCGCCATCGGCGGGGTTCCGCCCATCGGCCACGCCGTTCCGCCGCTTGTCCTGATTGACGCCGACCTGCTGGCCCTCGACGCCATCTGGGCCGCCGCCGGCACGCCCAACGCGGTCTTCCGCCTGACCCCGGCGCAGCTCGTCGCCATCACCGGCGGGCGGGTCGAAACGGTCCGCAAGGGCTGA
- a CDS encoding acyl-CoA synthetase, with protein sequence MTDARHNPYETDLDQNAANTVPLSPLSFLRRTAAVYPQRTAVIHGPVRRTWAETYERCVRLASALAKRGIGLGDTVAVMAPNTPETFEAHFGVPMAGAVLNALNIRLDAEALAFILEHGEAKVLLTDREFSGVISKAVHMLEPKRRPIVIDIDDPQAKGGELIGEQTYEQFLETGDPAYEWAMPSDEWQAIALNYTSGTTGNPKGVVYHHRGAYLNAMGNVLTWAMPHHPVYLWTLPMFHCNGWCFPWTVTAMAGTNVCVRTITAKGIYDALADLGVTHMCGAPIIMGLIVNAPEDQKREIPRGVKMMTAGAAPPAAVIEKIERMGFDVTHVYGLTEVYGPVTICAWHEHWNDLPLEERAALKARQGVNYATLEGLMVADPNTLQPTRKDGVTMGEIFMRGNTVMKGYLKNPRATQEAFSGGWFHTGDLGVWHPDGYIELKDRSKDIIISGGENISTIEVESVLYKHPDIVEAAVVARPDEKWGETPCAFVTVKEGKQLTEAEVIAYCREHLAHFKCPRTVVFTALPKTSTGKIQKYVLRDQARALNGAKV encoded by the coding sequence GTGACCGACGCCCGGCACAACCCGTACGAGACCGACCTCGACCAGAACGCCGCCAACACGGTGCCGCTGTCGCCGCTCTCGTTCCTGCGCCGCACCGCCGCCGTCTACCCGCAGCGCACCGCCGTGATCCACGGCCCGGTCCGCCGCACCTGGGCGGAAACCTACGAGCGTTGCGTGCGCCTCGCCTCGGCCCTCGCCAAGCGCGGCATCGGGCTGGGCGACACGGTCGCGGTGATGGCCCCCAACACGCCGGAAACTTTCGAGGCGCATTTCGGCGTCCCGATGGCCGGCGCGGTCCTGAACGCCCTGAACATCCGCCTGGACGCCGAGGCGCTGGCCTTCATCCTGGAGCATGGCGAGGCCAAGGTCCTGCTGACCGACCGCGAGTTCTCCGGCGTGATCTCCAAGGCCGTCCACATGCTGGAGCCGAAGCGCCGCCCCATCGTCATCGACATCGACGATCCCCAGGCCAAGGGCGGCGAGCTGATCGGCGAGCAGACCTACGAGCAGTTCCTGGAGACCGGCGACCCGGCCTATGAGTGGGCGATGCCGTCCGACGAGTGGCAGGCCATCGCGCTCAACTACACCAGCGGCACCACCGGCAACCCCAAGGGCGTCGTCTACCACCACCGCGGCGCCTATCTGAACGCCATGGGCAACGTCCTGACCTGGGCGATGCCGCACCATCCGGTCTATCTGTGGACGCTGCCGATGTTCCACTGCAACGGCTGGTGCTTCCCCTGGACGGTCACCGCCATGGCCGGCACCAACGTCTGCGTCCGCACCATCACCGCCAAGGGCATCTACGACGCTCTGGCCGACCTCGGCGTCACCCACATGTGCGGCGCGCCCATCATCATGGGGCTGATCGTCAACGCGCCGGAGGACCAGAAGCGCGAGATCCCGCGCGGCGTCAAGATGATGACCGCGGGCGCCGCCCCGCCCGCCGCGGTGATCGAGAAGATCGAGCGGATGGGCTTCGACGTCACCCACGTCTACGGCCTGACCGAGGTCTACGGCCCGGTCACCATCTGCGCCTGGCACGAGCACTGGAACGACCTGCCGCTGGAGGAGCGCGCGGCGCTCAAGGCGCGGCAGGGCGTGAACTACGCCACCCTGGAAGGGCTGATGGTCGCCGACCCCAACACGCTCCAGCCGACCCGCAAGGACGGCGTGACGATGGGCGAGATCTTCATGCGCGGCAACACCGTCATGAAGGGCTATCTGAAGAACCCGCGGGCGACGCAGGAGGCCTTCTCCGGCGGATGGTTCCACACCGGCGACCTCGGCGTCTGGCATCCCGACGGCTACATCGAGCTGAAGGACCGCTCCAAGGACATCATCATCTCCGGCGGGGAGAACATCTCGACCATCGAGGTCGAATCGGTCCTCTACAAGCATCCGGACATCGTCGAGGCCGCCGTGGTCGCCCGCCCGGACGAGAAGTGGGGCGAGACGCCCTGCGCCTTCGTCACCGTGAAGGAGGGCAAGCAGCTGACCGAGGCGGAGGTGATCGCCTATTGCCGCGAGCATCTGGCGCACTTCAAGTGCCCGCGCACGGTCGTCTTCACGGCCCTGCCGAAGACCTCGACCGGCAAGATCCAGAAGTACGTGCTGCGCGACCAGGCCCGCGCGCTGAACGGAGCGAAGGTGTGA
- a CDS encoding GNAT family N-acetyltransferase yields the protein MTAATGGFGPLLPEERADAATLVRQGFGIPREYFDRSVELFGSGVMRGLRAGPEAGRAGQLVACAAVWPMDQWFGGRPVPSCGVAAVAVDPGERGRGYGSALMRGLLEEARAGGAALSVLYPATLPLYTRLGFGRGGVSFDWSAPPAALSAGPPPADGWIRRTDTSDASQLAALRRSLLATANGPVERNEGLWSFALCPDGVPSDVYTLGGAAGPEGYVAVAPPADRKLNVADLCLLSPRAVRLAQSFLAGYRAQIDRVTWRGGPDDPLVLMAPERGVRADACDEWLLRILDLPRALESRGYPPGVAGELTLEVADALIPENSGSFRLRVSEGRASVRPLPRALDGAEKAGGKTDEAALSLSITALASLYSGHKGPYVLRQVGLLRGGEDAVALAARFFSGPAPWMPDRF from the coding sequence GTGACCGCTGCGACCGGGGGCTTCGGCCCCCTTCTGCCCGAGGAGCGGGCGGACGCCGCGACCCTGGTCCGCCAGGGTTTCGGCATTCCCCGGGAGTATTTCGACCGGTCGGTGGAGCTGTTCGGGTCTGGCGTGATGCGCGGCCTGCGCGCCGGGCCTGAAGCGGGCCGTGCCGGTCAGCTTGTCGCCTGCGCCGCCGTCTGGCCGATGGACCAATGGTTCGGTGGGCGCCCCGTGCCGTCCTGCGGCGTGGCGGCGGTCGCCGTCGATCCGGGGGAGCGTGGGCGCGGCTACGGCAGCGCGCTGATGCGCGGCCTTCTGGAAGAGGCGCGGGCCGGGGGCGCCGCGCTGTCGGTGCTCTACCCGGCGACCTTGCCGCTCTACACCCGCCTGGGCTTCGGACGGGGCGGCGTGTCCTTCGATTGGAGCGCGCCGCCGGCCGCGCTGTCCGCCGGGCCGCCGCCGGCGGACGGCTGGATTCGCCGCACCGACACCAGCGACGCCAGCCAGCTTGCGGCGCTACGCCGCAGCCTGCTCGCCACGGCCAACGGCCCGGTGGAGCGCAATGAGGGACTGTGGAGCTTCGCCCTCTGCCCGGACGGCGTTCCGTCCGACGTTTACACTTTGGGTGGCGCTGCCGGCCCGGAAGGATACGTCGCGGTGGCGCCACCGGCCGACAGAAAACTCAATGTTGCGGATCTCTGCCTTCTCAGCCCGCGGGCGGTGCGTCTGGCGCAGAGCTTCCTGGCCGGCTACCGGGCCCAGATCGACCGTGTGACGTGGCGCGGCGGACCCGACGACCCTTTGGTTCTGATGGCGCCGGAGCGCGGGGTGCGCGCCGACGCGTGCGACGAATGGTTGTTGCGCATTCTGGATCTGCCGCGTGCTTTGGAAAGCCGGGGATACCCACCTGGGGTTGCGGGCGAATTGACGCTCGAGGTGGCGGACGCGCTGATTCCGGAGAATTCCGGCAGCTTCCGGTTGCGTGTTTCGGAGGGAAGGGCCTCCGTGCGCCCGTTGCCGAGGGCGCTGGACGGCGCTGAAAAGGCGGGTGGGAAGACCGACGAAGCGGCTCTGTCGCTGTCCATCACCGCTCTCGCCAGCCTCTACAGCGGGCATAAGGGCCCTTATGTTCTCCGGCAGGTTGGCCTTCTCCGTGGTGGGGAAGACGCGGTGGCTCTGGCGGCGCGGTTTTTCTCGGGGCCGGCGCCCTGGATGCCGGACCGGTTCTGA